One candidate division WOR-3 bacterium genomic window carries:
- a CDS encoding 3-isopropylmalate dehydratase small subunit, producing the protein MKIQGKVWKFGNDIDTDVIIPARYLSISDPKILAQHCMEPIRPHFSNFVKNGDIIVAGENFGCGSSREHAPLAIKGCGISVVIAKSFARIFFRNALNIGLWVFEMPELYNLVEEGDTIVIDLKKGFIEHCITKKRYPTPQYPAFLQQIINSGGLISYLLKNIGEK; encoded by the coding sequence ATGAAAATTCAAGGAAAGGTCTGGAAATTCGGTAATGATATTGATACCGATGTGATTATCCCAGCACGGTATCTCAGCATATCTGACCCCAAAATCCTTGCCCAACACTGTATGGAGCCAATCAGACCACATTTCTCAAATTTCGTGAAAAATGGTGATATAATAGTTGCGGGAGAGAATTTTGGCTGTGGCTCATCAAGGGAACATGCTCCGTTGGCAATAAAGGGATGTGGTATTTCGGTTGTCATTGCAAAATCATTTGCCCGGATATTCTTCAGGAATGCTCTCAATATCGGGTTATGGGTCTTTGAAATGCCGGAACTGTATAACTTAGTTGAAGAAGGAGATACAATTGTTATTGACCTGAAAAAAGGGTTCATTGAGCATTGCATTACAAAAAAAAGATATCCTACACCTCAATATCCAGCGTTCCTCCAGCAGATAATAAACTCGGGCGGTCTCATCTCTTATCTTTTAAAAAACATTGGAGAAAAATAA